The Arachis duranensis cultivar V14167 chromosome 2, aradu.V14167.gnm2.J7QH, whole genome shotgun sequence genome has a window encoding:
- the LOC110272417 gene encoding putative disease resistance protein At3g14460 isoform X3: MAAKLDGGAYLTSFVDAILDKLSSILEDDSVLDSVLELLERLQNSLYDAGPVLDDAEQKQFTDKRVKKWLVDLQDALYFADDLLDELSTKAAIAATQGDPVVLDDVWHDQQDIWEDLLKPFRYGNHGSKILLTTRSEKVASVVATTDLHYQLSLLSNEDCWLVFSKHARLSADSMKNPTLQKVGKDIVKKCDGLPLAAQALGGLLRGNYEVKSWNHILKNEIWKSSNDKIKIVPALRVSYYYLPSCLKKCFVYCSIYPKSYEFDKDELILLWMAENLLQPIGEKSLEEVGDEYFDELFVRSFFQPHSTNEKTFVMHDLVHDLAMIYAGEFCFRAEEHENAVEIDIKARHLSHNAKGNYPISKLVGVCDRVEHTRTFLEINLSPNIPFDMENTPCILLSKLKRLRALSFKCFPLESVPDSIGELIHLRYLDLSGTYIVTLPESLGNLYNLQTLKLIGCEKLKMLPDGMQNLVNLRHLDIRATCLRKMPKGMSKLKSLQFLSDFVIGKHEENKIKELGALANLRESISIDKLENVVDSSEAWEARMFDKDGIDSLKLSWWSHKSMEEVFAFAVKKKDAADSQIERDILDKLQPHSNLKEVEISGYRGTTFPDWLENSSYHNITTLTLQHCNKCSVLPSFGQLPSLKHLTISDFKSLKTVGAEFYKGGSCLETPFPVLETLTFCSISDWVKWDSMEFNAFPRLAELTLSDCPMLTGDLPYHLPSLQSLTIDNSKDLRCCLPIAPAMASLNIVGGGEVSISELPPLLRKLSIHGIDQVEPVVKAFRNMQLTCLTSLCISDCSFHISFPVSSIPASLQELTISGCAKLELEMDGHHKSLQSLSIIYYYDSATSFSWDAFPNLVRLNIRKCKEMESIVVSRSLSSLRSLWIKNCRSLKSIWTIWMATPQLDELGILGCTEMDLSATGDTHRSLRSLAISYCQKLVSSAPFMNSQFHGLTYLWISGEHDESVKCIPKEGWLPASLESLTLTSMKSVETLECKGLTHLTSLQRLTIDECPKLENMEGEKLPASLIKLSVYKSPLLGNRCQKKDPQVWPKISHIRAIKVDSRWIW, from the exons ATGGCTGCAAAACTTGATGGTGGAGCTTATCTCACTTCTTTTGTTGATGCTATTTTAGACAAGTTGTCTTCAATACTTGAAGATGACTCTGTCCTCGACTCTGTCCTGGAATTGCTTGAAAGGTTGCAGAATAGTCTTTATGATGCTGGACCTGTTCTTGATGATGCTGAGCAGAAGCAGTTCACTGACAAGAGAGTCAAGAAGTGGCTTGTTGATCTCCAAGATGCTCTCTATTTTGCTGATGACTTGCTCGATGAACTCTCCACTAAGGCCGCCATCGCGGCCACTCAAGGTGATCCAG TTGTTTTAGATGATGTCTGGCATGATCAACAAGACATTTGGGAGGATCTTCTAAAACCTTTTCGCTACGGTAATCATGGAAGTAAAATTCTTTTGACAACCCGTAGTGAAAAGGTTGCTTCTGTGGTTGCAACTACCGATCTACATTACCAACTGAGTTTGTTGTCTAATGAAGATTGCTGGTTAGTATTTTCAAAACACGCACGTCTTTCTGCTGACTCTATGAAGAATCCAACTCTGCAAAAAGTCGGCAAAGATATTGTAAAGAAGTGTGATGGATTGCCCTTGGCAGCTCAAGCACTCGGAGGCTTATTGCGTGGAAATTATGAAGTCAAGTCTTGGAATCATATATTGAAGAACGAGATCTGGAAATCCTCCAATGACAAGATAAAAATTGTTCCAGCCTTGAGAGTTAGTTATTATTATCTTCCTTCTTGTCTAAAAAAGTGTTTTGTTTATTGTTCCATATATCCCAAGAGTTATGAATTTGATAAAGATGAATTGATCTTGTTATGGATGGCGGAGAATCTCTTACAACCAATAGGAGAAAAGAGTCTAGAAGAAGTTGGTGACGaatattttgatgaattatttGTGAGGTCATTTTTCCAACCTCATAGTACTAATGAAAAGACATTTGTGATGCATGATCTTGTGCATGATTTGGCAATGATCTATGCTGGAGAATTCTGTTTTAGAGCAGAAGAGCATGAAAATGCTGTTGAGATTGATATTAAAGCTCGTCATTTATCACATAATGCTAAAGGCAATTATCCAATCTCAAAACTTGTAGGAGTTTGTGATAGAGTAGAACATACAAGAACATTTCTTGAAATCAATTTGTCACCAAATATCCCATTTGACATGGAAAACACACCTTGTATCTTGTTGTCAAAATTGAAGCGCCTTAGAGCTTTGTCGTTCAAATGCTTTCCTCTTGAGTCAGTGCCTGATTCAATAGGTGAGTTGATTCATTTGCGTTACTTGGATCTCTCTGGAACCTACATTGTGACATTGCCCGAGTCTTTGGGTAATCTTTACAATTTGCAGACCTTGAAGCTGATTGGAtgtgaaaaattgaaaatgctTCCGGATGGCATGCAAAATCTTGTAAATTTAAGGCATCTTGATATTAGAGCAACTTGTTTGCGCAAGATGCCGAAAGGCATGAGCAAATTGAAAAGTTTGCAGTTTCTAAGCGACTTTGTCATTGGGAAGCATGAAGAGAACAAGATCAAAGAACTGGGAGCACTTGCAAATCTGCGCGAATCAATTTCCATTGACAAATTGGAGAATGTGGTCGACAGCAGTGAAGCTTGGGAGGCAAGAATGTTCGATAAGGATGGCATTGACTCTTTGAAGTTGAGTTGGTGGTCACATAAAAGTATGGAAGAAGTTTTTGCTTTTGCTGTCAAAAAGAAGGATGCAGCTGATTCCCAAATTGAAAGAGATATACTTGACAAGTTACAACCTCACAGTAATTTGAAAGAAGTAGAGATCAGTGGCTACAGAGGCACAACATTTCCAGATTGGTTGGAAAATTCTTCCTACCACAACATCACCACACTAACCCTGCAACATTGCAATAAATGTTCTGTGCTTCCTTCATTTGGACAATTGCCCTCTTTAAAGCACCTTAcaatttcagattttaaaagTCTGAAAACTGTGGGTGCTGAGTTTTACAAGGGTGGATCTTGTTTGGAGACACCCTTTCCAGTGCTTGAAACTCTTACATTTTGCTCAATTAGTGACTGGGTGAAGTGGGATTCAATGGAGTTCAATGCATTCCCTCGACTTGCGGAGCTTACCTTAAGTGACTGTCCCATGTTGACAGGAGATTTGCCCTATCATCTACCATCTTTGCAATCACTTACTATTGACAATTCCAAGGATCTTCGCTGTTGTCTTCCAATAGCTCCTGCAATGGCCTCTTTAAACATAGTTGGTGGCGGAGAAGTGAGTATTAGCGAGCTACCTCCTTTACTGCGTAAACTATCAATTCATGGAATTGATCAAGTGGAGCCAGTGGTTAAGGCCTTTCGGAATATGCAACTGACTTGCCTCACGTCTTTATGCATCTCAGATTGCTCCTTCCACATATCATTTCCAGTGAGTAGTATTCCTGCATCACTACAAGAGTTGACAATATCGGGTTGCGCAAAATTAGAACTCGAAATGGATGGGCATCACAAGTCCCTGCAGTCACTGAGTATAATTTACTACTATGATTCAGCTACATCCTTCTCTTGGGATGCCTTTCCGAATCTCGTGCGTCTCAACATCAGGAAGTGTAAAGAGATGGAGTCTATTGTGGTGTCACGCTCACTTTCAAGTCTCCGTTCTTTATGGATCAAGAATTGTAGGAGTTTGAAATCCATATGGACGATATGGATGGCAACACCTCAGCTAGATGAACTCGGAATATTGGGTTGCACAGAGATGGATTTGTCTGCTACAGGAGATACACACCGTAGCTTGAGATCTCTTGCCATCAGCTACTGCCAGAAACTGGTGAGCTCTGCACCATTCATGAATTCGCAATTTCATGGGCTTACATATCTTTGGATTTCTGGTGAACATGATGAGAGTGTGAAGTGCATCCCAAAGGAAGGTTGGTTGCCTGCCTCCCTTGAGTCTCTCACACTGACAAGCATGAAAAGTGTGGAGACGTTGGAATGCAAGGGACTTACCCACCTCACCTCCCTCCAACGTTTAACTATTGATGAATGTCCCAAGTTGGAGAATATGGAGGGTGAAAAGCTGCCTGCCTCTCTAATAAAACTAAGCGTCTATAAAAGCCCTTTGCTGGGCAATCGATGTCAGAAGAAGGATCCACAGGTTTGGCCCAAAATCTCGCACATCCGCGCCATTAAAGTTGATAGCAGATGGATTTGGTAA
- the LOC110272417 gene encoding putative disease resistance RPP13-like protein 1 isoform X2, with translation MAAKLDGGAYLTSFVDAILDKLSSILEDDSVLDSVLELLERLQNSLYDAGPVLDDAEQKQFTDKRVKKWLVDLQDALYFADDLLDELSTKAAIAATQGDPGNSSSWSRHVDSYIDDSGVNVIEKIVGKLESLVKRKAKLGLEKSAKLDTSWRIPSTSLVVSSDIFGRDKEKREIIKLLLDDSESPLTLIPIWGMGGIGKTALAQLVYSDAEVVGKFDTRAWVCVAENFNPISLTRTILEKITCSSYKRDDFDSLQTHLKQKLIGKTFLVVLDDVWHDQQDIWEDLLKPFRYGNHGSKILLTTRSEKVASVVATTDLHYQLSLLSNEDCWLVFSKHARLSADSMKNPTLQKVGKDIVKKCDGLPLAAQALGGLLRGNYEVKSWNHILKNEIWKSSNDKIKIVPALRVSYYYLPSCLKKCFVYCSIYPKSYEFDKDELILLWMAENLLQPIGEKSLEEVGDEYFDELFVRSFFQPHSTNEKTFVMHDLVHDLAMIYAGEFCFRAEEHENAVEIDIKARHLSHNAKGNYPISKLVGVCDRVEHTRTFLEINLSPNIPFDMENTPCILLSKLKRLRALSFKCFPLESVPDSIGELIHLRYLDLSGTYIVTLPESLGNLYNLQTLKLIGCEKLKMLPDGMQNLVNLRHLDIRATCLRKMPKGMSKLKSLQFLSDFVIGKHEENKIKELGALANLRESISIDKLENVVDSSEAWEARMFDKDGIDSLKLSWWSHKSMEEVFAFAVKKKDAADSQIERDILDKLQPHSNLKEVEISGYRGTTFPDWLENSSYHNITTLTLQHCNKCSVLPSFGQLPSLKHLTISDFKSLKTVGAEFYKGGSCLETPFPVLETLTFCSISDWVKWDSMEFNAFPRLAELTLSDCPMLTGDLPYHLPSLQSLTIDNSKDLRCCLPIAPAMASLNIVGGGEVSISELPPLLRKLSIHGIDQVEPVVKAFRNMQLTCLTSLCISDCSFHISFPVSSIPASLQELTISGCAKLELEMDGHHKSLQSLSIIYYYDSATSFSWDAFPNLVRLNIRKCKEMESIVVSRSLSSLRSLWIKNCRSLKSIWTIWMATPQLDELGILGCTEMDLSATGDTHRSLRSLAISYCQKLVSSAPFMNSQFHGLTYLWISGEHDESVKCIPKEGWLPASLESLTLTSMKSVETLECKGLTHLTSLQRLTIDECPKLENMEGEKLPASLIKLSVYKSPLLGNRCQKKDPQVWPKISHIRAIKVDSRWIW, from the coding sequence ATGGCTGCAAAACTTGATGGTGGAGCTTATCTCACTTCTTTTGTTGATGCTATTTTAGACAAGTTGTCTTCAATACTTGAAGATGACTCTGTCCTCGACTCTGTCCTGGAATTGCTTGAAAGGTTGCAGAATAGTCTTTATGATGCTGGACCTGTTCTTGATGATGCTGAGCAGAAGCAGTTCACTGACAAGAGAGTCAAGAAGTGGCTTGTTGATCTCCAAGATGCTCTCTATTTTGCTGATGACTTGCTCGATGAACTCTCCACTAAGGCCGCCATCGCGGCCACTCAAGGTGATCCAGGTAACTCTTCTTCCTGGTCTCGTCATGTTGATTCATATATTGATGATAGTGGTGTCAACGTCATCGAAAAAATAGTTGGCAAACTAGAGTCTCTTGTAAAAAGAAAAGCTAAACTGGGTCTAGAAAAGAGTGCCAAGTTGGACACATCATGGAGAATTCCATCCACATCTCTCGTTGTAAGTTCTGACATATTCGGTCGGgacaaagagaagagagagataatCAAATTGTTGCTAGATGATTCTGAATCACCTCTTACTCTGATCCCAATTTGGGGTATGGGTGGAATAGGAAAAACTGCTCTGGCTCAACTGGTTTACAGTGATGCTGAAGTAGTGggaaaatttgacactagagcATGGGTGTGTGTTGCTGaaaattttaatcctattaGCCTTACAAGAACTATACTAGAGAAAATAACTTGTAGTTCTTATAAGAGGGATGATTTTGATTCACTTCAAACTCATCTGAAACAAAAGTTGATAGGAAAAACATTCTTAGTTGTTTTAGATGATGTCTGGCATGATCAACAAGACATTTGGGAGGATCTTCTAAAACCTTTTCGCTACGGTAATCATGGAAGTAAAATTCTTTTGACAACCCGTAGTGAAAAGGTTGCTTCTGTGGTTGCAACTACCGATCTACATTACCAACTGAGTTTGTTGTCTAATGAAGATTGCTGGTTAGTATTTTCAAAACACGCACGTCTTTCTGCTGACTCTATGAAGAATCCAACTCTGCAAAAAGTCGGCAAAGATATTGTAAAGAAGTGTGATGGATTGCCCTTGGCAGCTCAAGCACTCGGAGGCTTATTGCGTGGAAATTATGAAGTCAAGTCTTGGAATCATATATTGAAGAACGAGATCTGGAAATCCTCCAATGACAAGATAAAAATTGTTCCAGCCTTGAGAGTTAGTTATTATTATCTTCCTTCTTGTCTAAAAAAGTGTTTTGTTTATTGTTCCATATATCCCAAGAGTTATGAATTTGATAAAGATGAATTGATCTTGTTATGGATGGCGGAGAATCTCTTACAACCAATAGGAGAAAAGAGTCTAGAAGAAGTTGGTGACGaatattttgatgaattatttGTGAGGTCATTTTTCCAACCTCATAGTACTAATGAAAAGACATTTGTGATGCATGATCTTGTGCATGATTTGGCAATGATCTATGCTGGAGAATTCTGTTTTAGAGCAGAAGAGCATGAAAATGCTGTTGAGATTGATATTAAAGCTCGTCATTTATCACATAATGCTAAAGGCAATTATCCAATCTCAAAACTTGTAGGAGTTTGTGATAGAGTAGAACATACAAGAACATTTCTTGAAATCAATTTGTCACCAAATATCCCATTTGACATGGAAAACACACCTTGTATCTTGTTGTCAAAATTGAAGCGCCTTAGAGCTTTGTCGTTCAAATGCTTTCCTCTTGAGTCAGTGCCTGATTCAATAGGTGAGTTGATTCATTTGCGTTACTTGGATCTCTCTGGAACCTACATTGTGACATTGCCCGAGTCTTTGGGTAATCTTTACAATTTGCAGACCTTGAAGCTGATTGGAtgtgaaaaattgaaaatgctTCCGGATGGCATGCAAAATCTTGTAAATTTAAGGCATCTTGATATTAGAGCAACTTGTTTGCGCAAGATGCCGAAAGGCATGAGCAAATTGAAAAGTTTGCAGTTTCTAAGCGACTTTGTCATTGGGAAGCATGAAGAGAACAAGATCAAAGAACTGGGAGCACTTGCAAATCTGCGCGAATCAATTTCCATTGACAAATTGGAGAATGTGGTCGACAGCAGTGAAGCTTGGGAGGCAAGAATGTTCGATAAGGATGGCATTGACTCTTTGAAGTTGAGTTGGTGGTCACATAAAAGTATGGAAGAAGTTTTTGCTTTTGCTGTCAAAAAGAAGGATGCAGCTGATTCCCAAATTGAAAGAGATATACTTGACAAGTTACAACCTCACAGTAATTTGAAAGAAGTAGAGATCAGTGGCTACAGAGGCACAACATTTCCAGATTGGTTGGAAAATTCTTCCTACCACAACATCACCACACTAACCCTGCAACATTGCAATAAATGTTCTGTGCTTCCTTCATTTGGACAATTGCCCTCTTTAAAGCACCTTAcaatttcagattttaaaagTCTGAAAACTGTGGGTGCTGAGTTTTACAAGGGTGGATCTTGTTTGGAGACACCCTTTCCAGTGCTTGAAACTCTTACATTTTGCTCAATTAGTGACTGGGTGAAGTGGGATTCAATGGAGTTCAATGCATTCCCTCGACTTGCGGAGCTTACCTTAAGTGACTGTCCCATGTTGACAGGAGATTTGCCCTATCATCTACCATCTTTGCAATCACTTACTATTGACAATTCCAAGGATCTTCGCTGTTGTCTTCCAATAGCTCCTGCAATGGCCTCTTTAAACATAGTTGGTGGCGGAGAAGTGAGTATTAGCGAGCTACCTCCTTTACTGCGTAAACTATCAATTCATGGAATTGATCAAGTGGAGCCAGTGGTTAAGGCCTTTCGGAATATGCAACTGACTTGCCTCACGTCTTTATGCATCTCAGATTGCTCCTTCCACATATCATTTCCAGTGAGTAGTATTCCTGCATCACTACAAGAGTTGACAATATCGGGTTGCGCAAAATTAGAACTCGAAATGGATGGGCATCACAAGTCCCTGCAGTCACTGAGTATAATTTACTACTATGATTCAGCTACATCCTTCTCTTGGGATGCCTTTCCGAATCTCGTGCGTCTCAACATCAGGAAGTGTAAAGAGATGGAGTCTATTGTGGTGTCACGCTCACTTTCAAGTCTCCGTTCTTTATGGATCAAGAATTGTAGGAGTTTGAAATCCATATGGACGATATGGATGGCAACACCTCAGCTAGATGAACTCGGAATATTGGGTTGCACAGAGATGGATTTGTCTGCTACAGGAGATACACACCGTAGCTTGAGATCTCTTGCCATCAGCTACTGCCAGAAACTGGTGAGCTCTGCACCATTCATGAATTCGCAATTTCATGGGCTTACATATCTTTGGATTTCTGGTGAACATGATGAGAGTGTGAAGTGCATCCCAAAGGAAGGTTGGTTGCCTGCCTCCCTTGAGTCTCTCACACTGACAAGCATGAAAAGTGTGGAGACGTTGGAATGCAAGGGACTTACCCACCTCACCTCCCTCCAACGTTTAACTATTGATGAATGTCCCAAGTTGGAGAATATGGAGGGTGAAAAGCTGCCTGCCTCTCTAATAAAACTAAGCGTCTATAAAAGCCCTTTGCTGGGCAATCGATGTCAGAAGAAGGATCCACAGGTTTGGCCCAAAATCTCGCACATCCGCGCCATTAAAGTTGATAGCAGATGGATTTGGTAA